A DNA window from Bdellovibrio sp. BCCA contains the following coding sequences:
- a CDS encoding efflux RND transporter permease subunit has translation MLDRIIRFSLTHRLFVIALGVLIMAYGLFTVSQMPVDVFPDLNRPTVNIMTEAPGMAPEEVETLVTLPLETVLNGLPGVERVRSTTGIGLSVIYVEFGWETDIYRNRQLVAEKLQLAKEKLPQGVTPVMGPIASIMGEIQLIGLSSTDGKVSPLDLRTLADWTIRPRLLAIPGVAQVISIGGGVKQYQILLSAEKIQKAQLPLEDIEKALSKISLNTTGGYIDIDKKEFLIRNIGTIRSEEDIANTVVGLHLGKPVFVKDIAEVKIGAQIKRGDGSVNGQPAVILSIQKQPGANTIELTKAVDTALQDLEKALPLGATLTKDLFKQSHFIEAATDNVKEALRDGTILVFIVLFLFLLNIRTTAITLTAIPLSLLVTAIVFHYFGLSVNTMTLGGLAVAIGELVDDAIVDVENVFRRLKENKKLANPLPALQVVYNASSEVRNSIVFATIIVVLVFLPLFYMSGIEGRLFIPLGVAYIISLIASLFVSLTITPVLCSVLLSKDKFAEHEDGKLVKILKAWDRKVLVKALDHYRLVMGGAVALFAASLLLIPFMGRDFLPKFNEGTATISALAQPGISLEESNKLGLQIENLLLSIPEIKSVARRTGRAELDEHAEGVHSSEIDVDFKEGGRPREIVLQEMREKLKQVSGVFINIGQPISHRLDHLLSGVRAQIAVKVFGSDLNVLRAKAAEIYKALEGTPGLVDLQVEQQVLIPQVKIQLLREDAGKYGIVLGDLSETLEKALNGEVISQVLEQQRTFNVYMRFDDHSRANLELIKKTPLKIMPDGTKITLEKIADVYESQGPNQISRENAQRRIVVSANSSGRDLDSLIMDIQKRIQNDVKVPEGYFLQYGGQFESQRSASRLILLLGILSLIGIFIVLYAHFKSSFIAVQIMLNIPMALIGSLVAIFLTDRSFSIATMVAFITLCGIASRNGIMMISHYLHLMKYEGEQFTKEMVIRGSLERLVPVLMTALTAILGLLPLVLAKGDPGKEILHPVAVVIVGGLISSTLLDMFVTPTVFFHFGRKSAEQNIKSKEIELQPTHH, from the coding sequence ATGCTAGACCGGATCATTCGTTTTTCACTCACCCATCGCCTTTTCGTCATTGCCCTGGGTGTGCTGATCATGGCTTACGGCCTTTTTACTGTGAGTCAAATGCCGGTGGATGTCTTTCCGGACCTCAACCGTCCCACGGTGAATATTATGACCGAAGCTCCGGGCATGGCGCCTGAAGAGGTCGAAACTCTGGTCACTTTACCGCTAGAGACCGTTTTAAACGGACTTCCCGGAGTTGAAAGGGTTCGTTCCACGACAGGCATTGGGCTTTCCGTCATCTATGTGGAGTTTGGCTGGGAAACAGATATTTACCGCAACCGTCAGTTGGTCGCCGAAAAACTTCAGCTTGCCAAAGAAAAACTCCCCCAAGGAGTCACTCCTGTCATGGGACCGATTGCTTCCATTATGGGAGAAATTCAGCTCATTGGTCTTTCTTCCACAGACGGCAAAGTCAGCCCTTTGGATTTGCGCACCCTAGCCGATTGGACGATTCGCCCTCGTTTGTTAGCAATTCCTGGAGTTGCGCAAGTGATCTCCATCGGAGGTGGGGTAAAACAATATCAAATTCTTTTGTCGGCCGAGAAAATTCAAAAAGCACAGCTACCTTTAGAAGATATTGAAAAAGCTCTTTCAAAAATCAGCTTAAACACGACGGGTGGATACATTGATATCGATAAAAAAGAATTCCTGATCCGCAATATCGGAACGATACGCTCTGAAGAAGACATTGCCAACACCGTGGTCGGACTTCACTTGGGAAAACCTGTTTTTGTGAAAGACATTGCCGAAGTAAAAATCGGAGCACAAATCAAACGCGGTGATGGAAGCGTGAATGGCCAACCAGCTGTTATCTTGAGCATTCAAAAACAACCCGGTGCAAATACTATTGAGCTTACAAAAGCTGTAGATACGGCCCTTCAAGATTTAGAAAAAGCTCTTCCTCTGGGCGCGACTCTGACAAAAGATCTTTTTAAACAATCGCACTTTATTGAAGCCGCTACAGATAACGTCAAAGAAGCCCTTCGTGACGGAACGATTTTAGTATTTATCGTTCTTTTCTTATTCCTTTTAAATATTCGCACGACCGCCATCACCTTGACGGCTATTCCTTTGTCTTTACTTGTTACCGCCATCGTCTTTCATTACTTCGGACTTTCCGTCAATACCATGACACTGGGAGGTTTGGCAGTTGCAATTGGTGAACTTGTCGATGATGCCATCGTCGACGTAGAGAATGTCTTTCGACGTCTTAAAGAAAATAAAAAATTGGCGAATCCACTGCCCGCATTACAGGTCGTTTACAATGCCTCATCGGAAGTGCGAAATTCCATCGTCTTTGCAACGATTATTGTCGTTCTCGTCTTTTTGCCACTCTTTTATATGAGCGGCATTGAAGGACGTCTCTTTATTCCGCTCGGTGTGGCCTATATCATTTCATTGATTGCTTCCCTGTTTGTCTCTTTAACAATCACACCTGTCTTATGCTCTGTCCTTTTAAGCAAAGATAAATTTGCTGAGCACGAAGATGGAAAGCTCGTAAAAATACTCAAAGCTTGGGATCGCAAAGTTCTTGTGAAAGCCCTGGATCACTATCGTCTTGTGATGGGTGGAGCGGTGGCTTTATTCGCAGCTTCTTTGCTTTTGATTCCTTTTATGGGGCGTGATTTCTTGCCTAAGTTCAACGAAGGAACGGCCACAATCAGTGCTCTGGCTCAGCCAGGAATTTCGTTAGAGGAATCCAATAAACTTGGCCTGCAAATCGAAAACCTTCTTCTTTCTATTCCTGAGATCAAGTCTGTCGCCCGTCGCACTGGACGCGCGGAACTTGATGAACATGCCGAAGGAGTACACTCTTCTGAAATCGACGTCGACTTTAAAGAAGGCGGCCGTCCCCGTGAAATCGTTCTGCAAGAGATGCGCGAAAAATTAAAACAAGTTTCTGGAGTGTTCATTAATATCGGCCAGCCTATTTCCCATAGACTCGATCATCTTCTTTCCGGTGTCCGCGCGCAAATTGCTGTGAAAGTTTTCGGCAGTGATTTAAATGTTCTTCGTGCTAAGGCTGCGGAAATTTATAAAGCGCTTGAGGGCACTCCGGGTCTTGTCGACTTGCAAGTAGAACAACAAGTTCTTATTCCTCAAGTCAAAATCCAGCTCTTGCGAGAAGATGCCGGCAAATATGGAATTGTGCTGGGAGATCTTTCAGAAACTTTAGAAAAAGCTTTGAATGGTGAAGTGATCAGCCAAGTGCTTGAGCAACAAAGAACTTTCAACGTGTACATGCGTTTTGACGACCATTCCCGCGCTAATTTAGAATTGATCAAAAAAACACCTTTAAAAATTATGCCTGACGGAACAAAGATCACGTTGGAAAAAATTGCGGACGTCTATGAGTCCCAAGGTCCCAATCAAATCAGCCGTGAAAATGCGCAAAGAAGAATTGTGGTTTCCGCGAACTCCTCAGGACGTGATCTCGACAGTCTGATTATGGATATTCAAAAACGCATCCAAAACGACGTGAAAGTTCCGGAAGGATATTTCCTTCAATATGGTGGGCAATTTGAAAGCCAGCGTTCGGCCAGCCGTTTGATTCTGCTTTTGGGCATTCTCTCTTTGATCGGCATCTTTATTGTGCTTTATGCGCACTTTAAGTCTTCTTTTATCGCCGTTCAGATTATGCTTAACATTCCGATGGCGTTGATTGGAAGTTTGGTCGCTATTTTCCTGACAGACAGATCTTTTTCCATCGCTACTATGGTGGCTTTTATCACCTTGTGCGGAATCGCAAGCCGTAATGGAATTATGATGATTTCACACTATCTGCACCTGATGAAATACGAAGGAGAACAGTTCACGAAAGAAATGGTCATTCGTGGTTCGTTAGAAAGGCTGGTCCCTGTTCTGATGACAGCTCTGACGGCGATTTTAGGACTTCTTCCGTTGGTTTTAGCCAAAGGCGATCCAGGAAAAGAAATTCTTCATCCTGTGGCCGTCGTTATTGTCGGTGGTTTGATCAGCTCAACACTCTTAGATATGTTCGTAACGCCGACAGTCTTCTTTCATTTTGGAAGAAAATCCGCGGAACAAAATATAAAATCAAAAGAAATAGAATTACAACCAACACACCATTAG
- a CDS encoding TolC family protein has protein sequence MRTSSLLVVFLLSANAYALKGLSPLEQQLVEKNQGLQSLEKEITSKERLHKSSYSSYYPTLEAVGGWGEDHLDDPNERDRGYFGYLDGRLNIFKGFRDVSVTDKKALEVQIAKIDYEKKKRELRQQLTEVVGEMIYLHRLQEILVKEENITKEQKKMAAKKVSSGLTSSVDNLEFDLREEELRIQKRQIDQFHQEAHHKLVQLFGGDIDDAELEKISYEDFTALANFPAHAPDENLDVQRAYLLSRFSESEKNEIKSEFLPSLDFVYSFGRITPTEDAPWNFNESQYALKLSIPLFSGFDTYQKNKAAGADILAKKAQAQQAVFDSVGTSKTLKEKMTELMDLYKINERKLETSRKYFDMTVNEYKRGIKNSPDLVGATERWFSSQKRKYELLKELELTKVKLENLY, from the coding sequence ATGAGAACAAGCTCTCTTTTGGTAGTTTTTTTACTAAGCGCGAATGCTTACGCACTTAAAGGATTAAGTCCCCTTGAACAGCAACTGGTTGAAAAAAATCAAGGCCTTCAATCTTTAGAAAAGGAAATCACGTCAAAAGAGAGACTGCACAAATCCTCTTATTCTTCTTACTATCCGACACTGGAAGCTGTTGGCGGTTGGGGCGAAGATCACCTCGACGATCCGAACGAAAGAGATCGCGGCTACTTTGGCTATCTCGATGGCCGTCTTAATATTTTTAAAGGCTTCCGCGATGTTTCGGTCACCGATAAAAAGGCTCTTGAAGTTCAAATCGCCAAAATCGACTATGAAAAGAAAAAACGTGAACTGCGTCAACAGCTGACCGAAGTCGTTGGGGAGATGATCTATTTACACCGTCTGCAAGAAATTCTTGTTAAAGAAGAGAATATCACCAAAGAACAAAAGAAAATGGCCGCAAAAAAAGTTTCTTCGGGTCTGACAAGTTCTGTCGACAATCTCGAATTCGATTTAAGAGAAGAAGAACTGCGTATCCAAAAACGCCAGATTGATCAGTTCCATCAAGAAGCACATCACAAACTTGTGCAGCTTTTTGGAGGCGATATTGATGATGCCGAACTTGAGAAAATTTCTTATGAAGACTTTACGGCTCTCGCAAATTTTCCTGCTCATGCGCCGGATGAAAACCTTGATGTGCAACGAGCCTATCTTTTAAGTCGTTTTAGTGAAAGTGAGAAAAACGAAATCAAATCAGAGTTTCTGCCGTCATTGGATTTCGTCTATAGCTTTGGCAGAATCACTCCTACTGAAGACGCTCCTTGGAATTTTAACGAGTCCCAGTACGCTTTAAAACTTAGCATTCCTCTTTTTTCAGGATTTGATACTTATCAAAAGAACAAGGCGGCGGGCGCTGACATTTTAGCGAAGAAAGCTCAAGCACAACAGGCTGTATTTGATTCGGTCGGCACCTCAAAAACTCTGAAAGAGAAAATGACGGAGCTGATGGACCTTTATAAAATCAATGAACGCAAGCTTGAAACTTCCAGAAAGTATTTTGATATGACCGTGAACGAGTACAAACGCGGCATTAAGAACTCGCCTGACTTGGTGGGCGCCACGGAAAGATGGTTTTCGTCACAAAAAAGAAAGTACGAGCTTTTAAAAGAATTAGAACTGACGAAAGTAAAACTGGAAAATCTTTATTAG
- a CDS encoding MFS transporter, with protein sequence MSQEINKKETALNPTVKRLGFISFLADVSSEMLYPITPIFLTTVLGASVTSLGIIEGTAEATASLLKTYSGFWSDRIRKRKVFVWVGYLLAALAKPLTGLSQSWTHVLGARSFDRVGKGLRTAPRDALLAESVPENLRGAAFGWHRMMDTLGAAIGPLLAILYLQYSSNLRLIYYLAFIPGLLAVFVALTIKEKRHELPPPSKHEKWAGFSTLPSRFKYYLFSWTIFSLTNSSDVFLLLKTKLSGISLTDTILMYCFYNLVYALASPSLGKLSDKIGRKSVLVFGLVVFSLVYVGFAFASVPLHFWGLFGIYGLFMAATEGVGKAFAIDLMDKDKKATAVGYLGTFTGIATLFASAAAGFLWDHYGPVATFLYGAGGALIVSGILLTRNWSRGT encoded by the coding sequence ATGTCGCAGGAAATAAACAAAAAAGAAACGGCTCTCAATCCGACAGTCAAACGTTTGGGGTTCATTTCATTTCTTGCGGATGTCTCAAGCGAAATGCTTTATCCTATCACGCCTATTTTTTTAACCACGGTGCTCGGAGCTTCCGTCACATCGCTGGGAATTATCGAAGGTACCGCTGAAGCAACCGCGAGTTTGTTAAAAACATATTCGGGCTTTTGGTCTGATCGCATTCGCAAAAGAAAAGTCTTCGTGTGGGTGGGATATCTTTTAGCGGCCTTGGCAAAACCTCTCACGGGACTTTCACAAAGTTGGACTCATGTTTTAGGTGCGCGCTCTTTTGACCGCGTGGGTAAAGGTTTAAGAACGGCGCCTCGCGATGCTTTGCTCGCTGAATCCGTGCCAGAGAATCTGCGCGGAGCCGCCTTTGGTTGGCATCGCATGATGGATACTCTGGGCGCGGCCATAGGTCCCCTGTTGGCGATTCTTTATTTACAGTATTCCAGCAATTTAAGACTGATTTATTATTTGGCGTTTATTCCGGGACTTCTTGCGGTTTTTGTTGCTTTGACGATCAAAGAAAAAAGGCACGAGTTGCCCCCACCGTCAAAGCATGAAAAGTGGGCCGGATTTTCTACGTTACCGTCACGTTTTAAATATTATCTTTTTTCCTGGACGATATTTTCTCTGACAAATTCCAGTGATGTATTTTTACTTCTTAAAACGAAACTTTCTGGAATTTCTTTGACAGACACTATTTTGATGTATTGCTTTTATAACCTTGTGTATGCCTTAGCGAGTCCCTCATTGGGAAAACTCTCTGACAAAATCGGCCGTAAAAGCGTCTTGGTATTTGGTCTTGTGGTTTTTTCTTTGGTTTACGTGGGATTTGCTTTTGCCTCAGTGCCTCTGCACTTCTGGGGTTTGTTTGGTATTTACGGTCTATTTATGGCGGCAACAGAAGGTGTCGGAAAAGCTTTCGCGATTGATTTGATGGACAAGGACAAAAAGGCTACGGCGGTAGGTTACCTTGGCACCTTCACTGGAATTGCAACCTTGTTTGCCAGTGCCGCGGCGGGATTTTTGTGGGACCACTACGGCCCCGTGGCGACCTTTTTGTATGGTGCCGGCGGAGCGTTGATTGTGTCGGGAATTCTTCTTACGCGAAATTGGTCTCGCGGGACCTAA
- a CDS encoding calcium:proton antiporter — protein MQKISIVRLIVAWASVLCFFTFGASWLNELGSPFILTGFFVWLFAVILWSAFGVVHEAEELAALLGEPFGTLILTLSIVIIEVALVAAVMLGAKEAPTLGRDTMFAVLMIVLNGVVGLGLLIGGFKYREQSYNLQGSASYLAILIPLTVVALILPNFTTSTSGGTLTPLQAIAFSIFTVVLYGIFLITQTGRHKAFYVHPDALEATKADHSSEDPQTISKHTVFMHTVLLLLNILPIVFLSKSLAKILDHGIGYLGLPPALGGVVVAAMVFTSEGISALKAVARNDLQRAINLCLGAAASTVGLTVPAVLIIGLVTGQTVVLGLKPTEMTLLALTLLLSTLTFSNKRTTLLEGAVHLTVFFVYITLVFNP, from the coding sequence TTGCAAAAAATCTCAATTGTCAGACTGATTGTCGCTTGGGCCTCGGTTCTTTGTTTTTTCACCTTTGGCGCAAGTTGGCTGAATGAATTGGGCTCCCCTTTTATTCTAACAGGTTTCTTTGTATGGCTTTTCGCTGTCATTCTCTGGTCCGCATTCGGCGTCGTTCATGAAGCCGAAGAATTAGCCGCTCTATTAGGCGAACCGTTTGGCACCTTGATATTAACACTTTCCATCGTGATTATTGAGGTCGCCCTTGTCGCCGCTGTCATGTTAGGAGCCAAAGAAGCTCCGACTCTGGGTCGTGACACTATGTTTGCGGTTCTTATGATCGTTCTCAATGGTGTCGTCGGCTTGGGACTTCTCATTGGTGGATTTAAATACCGCGAGCAGTCTTACAACCTTCAAGGTTCGGCTTCTTATCTTGCGATTTTAATTCCGCTGACAGTCGTCGCATTGATTTTGCCGAACTTCACAACTTCTACATCCGGCGGCACCCTTACGCCGTTACAAGCCATCGCATTTTCTATTTTCACCGTTGTGCTGTACGGAATTTTTCTCATTACTCAAACAGGACGTCACAAAGCTTTTTATGTGCATCCCGACGCTCTTGAAGCGACGAAAGCCGATCACTCATCAGAAGACCCACAGACGATCAGCAAACACACGGTGTTCATGCACACCGTTTTGTTGCTATTAAATATTCTTCCTATCGTTTTTCTTTCAAAAAGTTTAGCTAAAATTTTGGATCACGGTATCGGTTACTTGGGATTGCCTCCGGCACTGGGCGGTGTTGTTGTCGCGGCGATGGTCTTCACTTCTGAAGGAATCAGTGCTTTAAAGGCTGTGGCTCGTAATGATTTACAACGCGCGATCAACTTATGCTTAGGGGCGGCTGCTTCCACTGTGGGCCTCACAGTTCCGGCTGTTTTGATCATCGGTCTTGTAACGGGACAGACCGTGGTGCTTGGACTTAAACCGACAGAGATGACCTTGCTTGCATTGACGTTACTTTTAAGCACGCTGACATTTTCAAATAAACGGACAACGTTGCTTGAGGGAGCCGTGCATCTAACGGTGTTCTTTGTCTATATCACTTTAGTTTTTAATCCTTAA
- a CDS encoding DUF4010 domain-containing protein gives MNKVRSFVILSLLIGLALLWVPRQPIDPLELINPFKILQLILFLALIQILGVVIMRIFNEKIGGIALGVVSGFISSTAFTASLSKQSHQASEDEVRLLSLSYLSSLLGMVVEALVLVFIGTTQMHWEFLAIVLVPTLWTVGLIYWRTYRLRHVVFKEDPIPSLGVASLIKLAAFVGIFLILSKFLQKFFGKSGITLLTFLVCLFELHGSVIGNVQLHELGQLSVRDLGNLLAIGIFASYLAKMMLVEMWGSPPLRRRVRLLFASTHLFFSGGMVYFFLDS, from the coding sequence ATGAATAAAGTTCGTTCTTTCGTTATATTAAGTCTTTTGATTGGGCTTGCACTATTGTGGGTTCCGCGGCAGCCGATAGATCCATTGGAGTTGATAAATCCGTTTAAAATTCTACAGTTGATTTTGTTCTTAGCTTTGATTCAGATACTGGGCGTTGTGATCATGCGGATTTTCAATGAGAAAATTGGCGGTATCGCTTTAGGCGTTGTGAGTGGTTTTATCTCCAGTACGGCTTTTACGGCATCACTTTCCAAGCAGAGTCATCAGGCCAGTGAAGATGAAGTGCGGTTGTTGAGTTTGTCTTACTTAAGCTCGCTTTTGGGAATGGTTGTTGAGGCTCTAGTGCTTGTTTTTATTGGCACTACGCAAATGCATTGGGAGTTCTTAGCGATTGTTTTAGTGCCGACTCTTTGGACCGTAGGTTTGATTTATTGGCGAACTTATCGTTTGCGGCACGTTGTATTTAAGGAAGATCCCATTCCTTCTTTAGGTGTTGCTTCTTTGATCAAACTGGCGGCCTTTGTCGGCATTTTTTTGATTCTTTCAAAATTTTTGCAAAAATTTTTTGGGAAATCCGGTATTACTTTATTAACCTTCCTGGTTTGTCTATTTGAATTGCACGGCTCCGTTATTGGCAACGTGCAGCTTCACGAATTGGGACAGCTGTCCGTGCGGGACCTTGGCAATCTCTTGGCGATTGGTATTTTTGCATCTTACTTGGCTAAGATGATGTTGGTCGAAATGTGGGGCAGCCCACCGCTTCGACGAAGAGTGAGGCTTTTATTCGCTTCAACTCATCTGTTCTTTAGCGGTGGGATGGTTTACTTTTTTTTGGATTCTTAA
- a CDS encoding methyltransferase, translating to MSSINPHFTLNYSQPEDYRFSHDSVFLARRVFELIRDEDISTWRGLDLCSGCGVIGLDLLFHCHKEANKTFAAFDFLEVQDIYASHFATNVERLGAIGAELNFVNQNYNVLASAAWENKFDVIVCNPPYFHLGQGKLSPSEFKNRCRFFMDSDFESLFKGLINALKPGAHAYVLLRDQVEHGWSATQEARKCIAALGTLESLEDIRGTGVVRITKFPQEF from the coding sequence ATGTCATCGATCAATCCTCACTTCACTCTGAATTATTCTCAGCCCGAGGATTATCGCTTTTCTCATGACTCGGTCTTTTTAGCTCGTCGGGTTTTTGAGCTGATTCGCGATGAAGACATTTCCACTTGGCGAGGACTGGATCTCTGTTCCGGTTGCGGCGTGATTGGTTTGGATCTTCTTTTTCATTGCCACAAAGAAGCAAATAAAACTTTTGCGGCTTTTGATTTCTTAGAGGTGCAAGACATCTATGCTTCTCACTTTGCTACCAATGTCGAAAGGCTGGGAGCCATCGGAGCGGAGCTAAACTTCGTCAATCAAAACTATAATGTGCTTGCTTCTGCAGCGTGGGAAAATAAGTTTGATGTGATCGTCTGCAATCCCCCGTATTTTCACTTAGGCCAGGGCAAGCTCTCGCCCTCTGAGTTTAAAAACCGCTGTCGCTTTTTTATGGATTCCGATTTTGAAAGCCTGTTTAAAGGTCTGATAAATGCTCTGAAGCCCGGCGCTCATGCTTATGTGCTTTTGCGTGATCAAGTCGAACACGGCTGGAGCGCCACGCAAGAAGCACGGAAATGTATTGCTGCTTTAGGTACTTTAGAAAGTCTGGAAGACATTCGCGGAACCGGTGTTGTTAGAATCACCAAGTTTCCGCAAGAATTTTAA
- a CDS encoding 3D domain-containing protein, translating to MEKQNCLNKSFKIVPMVICSLIAMAEVGSARYSCPEGMAQSTVYFVPHIKDYCSSATPCAKFKRQVRMQGSGTLPGNKLLTYTGKTVDLGSCETAFGASGNCLIPYISVAADPRFYSMGDIIDMPALKGKVMTLPNGKTFVHPGYFIVQDTGGAIKGKGRFDFFTGSLNMKDPKNTFGAKGDPELPFLDKDACTNTKRFTVVRRSSFSYQQKLLAIEDALRSSSSSPKVMVASVFGGAK from the coding sequence ATGGAAAAACAAAACTGTCTCAATAAAAGTTTTAAAATTGTTCCAATGGTTATCTGCTCACTTATCGCGATGGCGGAAGTGGGAAGTGCCAGATACAGCTGTCCTGAAGGTATGGCGCAATCTACGGTGTATTTTGTGCCGCACATTAAGGACTACTGTTCTTCCGCAACTCCTTGCGCGAAGTTTAAGAGACAAGTGAGAATGCAAGGTTCAGGAACTCTTCCTGGGAATAAGCTCTTAACTTATACAGGTAAGACAGTAGATCTGGGTTCTTGCGAAACGGCGTTTGGTGCGAGCGGCAACTGTCTGATTCCTTATATCTCTGTCGCAGCGGACCCAAGATTTTACAGTATGGGTGACATCATTGATATGCCCGCTTTAAAAGGCAAGGTGATGACGCTGCCGAATGGAAAAACATTCGTCCATCCTGGGTATTTTATCGTGCAAGATACTGGTGGCGCGATCAAAGGTAAAGGTCGCTTTGACTTCTTCACGGGTTCTTTGAATATGAAAGATCCAAAGAATACGTTCGGTGCGAAGGGTGATCCAGAGCTTCCATTTTTGGATAAAGATGCCTGCACGAACACAAAACGTTTCACGGTTGTGCGCAGAAGTTCATTTAGCTATCAACAGAAACTCTTGGCGATTGAAGATGCTTTAAGAAGTTCTTCCTCTTCTCCAAAAGTGATGGTGGCTTCTGTCTTCGGAGGAGCGAAATAA